The region ATCTCGGGGCAAATGACCGAGTACGTCTTGCACAAAGCTGGTGAAAGAGCTCAAGTTCTCCCAGTCCAAGGTGTTTGCGTCCAGAAGCACCACAAATACCTCCTCCGCCCAGCGGCGGTGTCGGTCTGAATGACGCCTGTGGTACTGTCTAGGTCCGGATGCCGTGTCATTGAGATGCACAAAATTAATCAGATCTACTACCTCGGGCAGAGACTCTGTGTGTTGACGGAACCTCTTGAAATCTGAGCTGCGCAAAAATTTAATGGCCTTGCGAAAGCCGGAATCCGTAATCATGTGCTCGGCGACAAGCTCATCGATGGTGACACTGGGAATGAGTTTGCCAAACTCCCTCAAATCGTTGACCAGTTCCGGGGAATATCTTACACTCCGGTGGTATCGAAAATGGCCCACCACAACCGCAAAGCCATAGAAAAGAAATGGCAATATTTTCCACTGAAGTGtcattttttaacaaatattattattaaaattttaatcaatCCGATATGCTGCTGGTTGTTCAGAAGCTCTCAAAGTACTAATCAGATTTTTTTCTGGGGTAAGGTTTCATTTGAAGAACAGTTTATGTTTCTGGTCCCTTAAAAACTAAAGGTACATTAGCTggataataatttataattatttttcatgaaTCAATGATTTGTTATTATGTGTTAGCTTTTAATCctttatttaattgatttaataAGAAAGTATAAGTTTTACATACCATTTTAGTCATACATTGCCGTCAAAAAGAGTATCTAAGAGTCGCTATTagatatttaaaattctagtAGCGCTCTCTTGTTAtcgcttttatttttcagctcgcattttattttcaagcacatttttctgtttgaaaaataaataaacaagcttgAACTGCAGGAAAAGCTTCTCAGCGTTCGAGTTCGAATTCCATTGAGTACAGTTTATTAGCCCCGTAGTTGGTTCCTTTGTTCTTTTCCCCTCCAACAGTACACACCCAATAAAAGAACACACTTTAAATTTTTGCTTATTAAAGAATCTTATCACATTTATTTACTGCATTTTACTTTTAATGTGTTTACACCTAatttgttttcttaattttttccgttttctgtttttaatgattttgttgatttttccagaAATATTTAGATAGCTCTTGATCCAATTTGCGTTTGAAATCGTCCGAATAGAACCTTAAATGGGGATTATTCGATTTAATTTAAGCgcaaattttgtttgttttttattgtatgAATACTTTGTAAAAGTCATTTATCTattaatgtatatatatatttacggCGAATATTTATGcacttttattaatatttttacaatGAATTGTTCGTTAAGTActcaattaatattaattctCATCTTTAATTGCCGCAATGGCAATTTGATTCACTTTTTTCGCGTGTTTTTTGTCCGAGATTTTGTTGTCctcttttgttttggttttatttgttttttactcAACATCATGTGATTGTCATACAAAACATTTCACATaatctttaaattatttacaataattttcataaacaaaaaaactctACTAAAGGCAACGCAAAAACATTTCATTCATTAAAGTTAGAAGCTCAGAGCAGGAGTagcttttaaatattctttacttatttttcctttttttttaatagtttcttCATTTGTGGTTTTGGTTTATTTCATGTACAATTAGCAATgctaaaatgtttgttttgttgGATACGTTCTAAGatgaaaacattaaaaattttgcCGAGAAAatcttttagaaaaatatttcaagtgTGAGCTTGTTTGCAAAGTTGCGTTGAAGATTTTCATacattttcacatttttatttattttttttttttatcaatttttgtatcttttgttCTACGGCAAATACCTATTTCTGTTTGAAGTTTTGTGAAGCGTTTAGTTTTTCCATCATTTTCTGCAACGTTGTGGCAGCCTAATGGGATTTTCAGCGCCAATTCGTGGTTATTTCATATTGTACGGTATTCACTAAATGCAACGACGTGTCGTGTCTATATTGGTatttaattggaatttttcTGCAATACGACTAAAAACattgttatttatttgccaCACCGACTTACCTACGCTACGTACGGGTAAGTGTATTCATGAGCATGTTGGTCTCAATGCAGTaactatatttatatatatatttgttttacatttatgcatatccatatatataactatataTTGCTTATCGTAAACATTAGGCCAACGCACAATCTATACAAGAGCGAGTTAATGCCAAATAGAGAATTCTAAATCAAAATCGGAGCCGAGTAAAAACCTAAAAACTTATCCCCTAATGCTCTACTATGTACAAATAATCCTAGACTATGTTGAGTCCATAGCCGATATTTAAGTTCCTCGTGTGCGTCGTTTAATACGTAACTCTATGTATTTCTGATCGGGGTTTGGCTATCGTAATAGGTTGGTTCCGTACACGTCTATGACCTAAACAAGGGCTGATATTCATGTATATAtccatttatatatatatagcttaTGCTAGATTAGTTAAACAAATATTGCTAAGTAATATACAAATTCGTTTAAGACCATCCCAACCGTAAACCCAAAGTGGCCAAGCGACGAGTTCTCGGAAActtaataaattcaaaaataaaatcgaaatCAAATCGTTGCCTTCATGAACTGTGAGCTACAATTTTTGGTTAATACTTAGGTCAGATTCTCACTTAGGTGGTTGCAGTtccatctgtatctgtatctttacTTCGTATCTGtaactgtatctgtatctgttagATTATCATTAACCTTAGCTCGAAATAGAAATAGTGTCTTCTATGCTTGAGTATGTGTGAgagtttcattttgtttttatttgttttgagtGTAAAACCGTAATTTCCATTTGACTTATGGCAGGATCCTTTTGTTAGTAACTTTTCTCGTTTACTCCATTACTTTGTATATTCAGTTAGTTAATGTCGAAAATCATTCATTCAGTTTGACGCTGACAACATctcaaaacgaaaacaaaagcaTGACCAAAAAACGCATTGAAATTATTGGAAATATTGTCgatttttaaaagcttaaaaatttcAGTCTTTGTAGTGGTTTTCCATcttcttctgttttttttcctaTATTTTTTCCATAGCTCAGGCCCTTGTCGCATATCCGTAGATGTTATCCACAATGTGATGTCTTGGGTGCTTACTCTGTTTAGTTTTGCTTCTCGGCGGCGCCTGCAAACAAAATAATCCAAAATAAAGCAAATATGTTTATAGACCGAGTGTGACATTTGTTAGTGTTAGGATAGGAGATACAGAGGACGAAATCAGAGGGGGGACAGAGTGTGGGCTGTCTTACATGGGCACTCAACttacatttacattttaacTAGAAACTTTAGAAGCGGCCAAATATGGTAAGCACGAACACGAAAATGTACAATTTGCGGTGGGCGCTGGCCACGCCCTCCGacgatgacgacgacaaaaactcAAAGCTGTACAAGtactctgtgtgtgtgtggacatCGGCAGCGGCCAGGGGGGGATGGACAAAGGACATTTTCGGTTAGATTTCTTCAGGGTCTACAAACtaccaaaactaaaactagTGGTTATGGCGGGGCAGTGATGATAATTGaaatgcactgagaaaaaacaATGACAAAATCACATTTTCCCTCAATGCACTGGGTTATGAAAGGGGGGTATAGAGTGATGGGATGAGTCCTTAAATTTCTATTTTAACCGTGTCAAGGATACTCACTTCTGGGTCAGACCAAGGCATCGTTGCTGAAAACGTCGTTCACGTGCTTGCCATTGCTGCCGGTTGGTCCTGTTTTATCCTTGAGGCCGCATTGCTAATAATAGAACACATAAAAAATGTAACAGGGAGGTGGCAAAAAACACTTAGATCTCTGTCAGgcaaattacaaaataattaaaactcaAACAGCAACCCCCACACCTGAcgttgaaaaattaattaaaacaattaacGGCAGCTGGCGCCCAATCcagaaatttaataatatttcccAAGGATACACACCTCCTGTTTGGCCTGCCATTGCTTCATGGCCGACTTGTACTTCTCGAATTCGTTGCACCAATGCGAGTAGATTTTCTGATAGTCCTGCTTCTGCGACGGTGGCGAGCATCTAAGAGgaagtgaaaattttaacaataAGTTATTGACATTTTGGCGGAAATTATGCTACAGGGGTTGGGGTTTCAGAATAACAGAGCTGAGGGGTTGGCTATTTTTTGAGAAGGGTCCAAAAGTTTATAGATTTTTCTTAAAGAAAATAGGCTTTCAGTTATACAAGAACTAGAATCATTATCATAGTCTTTTAGTAGCTAGTAGCATAGTATTTTACTTTCATGTATTTTTAATGGCTGCCTCAGCCGTTTTTCCGCCATTTCCGGATGGCAGCTCTGGAGCCTGCCAGAGGGTTCTAATTTTGGGGCTGACTCACCTGTGGGCATCCACCGTCACGCCGTAGCTGCAGAGCAAGGACCCATCCAAGTAGCTGTCGTACCGCCCGCCGTCGCCCTCGTTCACCGCCAGCAATACCAGTCCGCCCTCGTTTGTTTCGATGTATTTGGTGGGCGTGTAGCGCACCTCGTAGCTGCCAGacagaaagagaaagagataaCAGGAGACAATGAGATGGAGATAGAGATATTGGCCATAGAGATGGCTGCTGCGATAGCGCTGGggattttcatttcattttctattCGCATTGGAAACGcacaataaaaatcaatataaactGTGTGCGCGCGACAGACAGACACAAACACAGTGCGAGAGAGTTTTCCCGGGTTTTGCACCGTAGCACCGCCAGCCAAAAGTTGaaagtttttccattttccattactTGAACACCACCATTGGTGGCATCGGTGGCATCAACATCAGGCAACAGCAGTGGCGTAAACGCCAAAAAGCAGACTTGGAGCACATTTTAAAGTGTCAATTTACCGCAGCATTGGCACGGCTAAGTGAGATGAAGCGGCGTTTCGTTTACTTCCCCCATCCCGCCATTATTCGCTTTCAATTTTCCCGAATCAGGATACTCGCGAATCAGATAGATGAAAATGGTATGAGGGCTTTTATAACCCAAGAGCAAGGACACTTTTATATCAATACTCTGGCATTGGTTAAAACTGATAGAATCGGGTTTACATATCTTGTAGCTGTCGCAGTGAAATCTTTTTCAAAACTTGATGTCTGTCAacatttaatgaaa is a window of Drosophila bipectinata strain 14024-0381.07 chromosome 2R, DbipHiC1v2, whole genome shotgun sequence DNA encoding:
- the jtb gene encoding uncharacterized protein jtb, whose amino-acid sequence is MTLQWKILPFLFYGFAVVVGHFRYHRSVRYSPELVNDLREFGKLIPSVTIDELVAEHMITDSGFRKAIKFLRSSDFKRFRQHTESLPEVVDLINFVHLNDTASGPRQYHRRHSDRHRRWAEEVFVVLLDANTLDWENLSSFTSFVQDVLGHLPRDRFVALIKEKRQNSAIFAKFYEALKSAEFKTKVEAAWNTVNVQGVIRELSGHGINSQDLKTVGFEVLSWGPA